In Streptomyces ambofaciens ATCC 23877, a single genomic region encodes these proteins:
- a CDS encoding tetratricopeptide repeat protein: MSESQSDRDTGEEQRRPRRTVRTWRVRRRFRHRERREARPWPDVHEDIAYLTRELGRWHPHTLTAHSRVFSWLLHEGRHPEILRLAEAEAAERTAEFGADDPGTLGCRSALAWRRRRVGDLDGAVAEARAVADDSARVLGPDHADTHRRRAYLARFLAENGEAAEGVRLLRVLYAESQAFGWQRKDETRSIRTALVTALELNGDLQEALDLLEEELEAERGTIYGIDENLGDYEMKRLQEWRTRLVAEVALQDWNRRRKHEQSKDTPGRQP; this comes from the coding sequence ATGAGCGAGAGCCAAAGCGACCGGGACACTGGTGAGGAGCAGCGCAGGCCGCGGCGCACTGTCCGCACCTGGCGGGTCAGACGCCGTTTCCGGCACAGGGAGCGGCGTGAGGCCCGTCCCTGGCCGGACGTGCACGAGGACATCGCTTACCTCACCCGGGAGTTGGGCCGCTGGCACCCCCACACCCTCACCGCCCACTCGAGGGTCTTCTCCTGGCTCCTCCACGAAGGACGGCACCCCGAGATCCTGCGGCTGGCCGAGGCGGAAGCAGCCGAACGGACCGCGGAGTTCGGGGCCGACGACCCCGGCACTCTGGGGTGCCGATCGGCACTCGCCTGGCGCCGCCGCAGGGTCGGTGACCTGGACGGCGCCGTCGCCGAGGCACGGGCGGTAGCGGACGACTCCGCCAGGGTGCTGGGCCCCGACCACGCCGACACCCACCGCCGGCGGGCGTACCTGGCCCGGTTCCTTGCCGAGAACGGCGAAGCGGCCGAGGGGGTACGCCTGCTGCGAGTCCTGTATGCCGAGTCCCAGGCCTTCGGCTGGCAGCGCAAGGACGAGACGCGGTCCATACGCACGGCCCTGGTCACGGCGCTGGAGCTGAACGGCGACCTCCAGGAGGCCCTGGACCTCCTGGAAGAGGAGCTCGAAGCCGAGCGGGGGACGATCTACGGCATCGACGAGAACCTCGGCGACTACGAGATGAAGCGTCTGCAGGAGTGGCGCACCCGGCTGGTCGCCGAGGTGGCCCTGCAGGACTGGAACCGGCGCAGGAAGCACGAGCAGAGCAAGGACACCCCCGGGCGACAGCCGTAG
- a CDS encoding helix-turn-helix transcriptional regulator: MVEVPGSHSGWTFVTNHARVLAAIADNPNIRIRDIAAHCRLTERAVQRIISDLEQDGYLSHTRDGRTNTYRIQPDKVLRHPAEAGLPVAALLSLLVQDESDRTREPGRHASHLTGTGGTR, from the coding sequence ATGGTTGAAGTGCCTGGCTCTCACAGCGGATGGACGTTCGTCACCAATCACGCGCGTGTGCTGGCGGCCATCGCCGACAATCCGAACATCCGGATCCGCGACATCGCCGCCCACTGCCGGCTCACCGAACGCGCCGTCCAGCGGATCATCTCCGACCTCGAGCAGGACGGTTACCTCTCCCACACCCGCGACGGCCGCACCAACACCTACCGCATCCAGCCCGACAAGGTCCTGCGCCACCCCGCGGAAGCGGGCCTGCCGGTGGCCGCACTGCTCTCCCTGCTCGTGCAGGACGAAAGCGACCGCACGCGCGAGCCCGGCCGCCACGCATCCCACCTGACCGGTACCGGCGGCACGCGATAG
- a CDS encoding STAS domain-containing protein, which translates to MPVNEAVARRPRSADGSRLQGTDEATVVQYERCGAWVVGARGPYDMSTVTPLADALDTAAKEHPKVVLDASGITFADSALLNLLILTHQAADFRVAAPAQQLKRLLQLTAADTVLKIRETVDEAAAC; encoded by the coding sequence GTGCCTGTGAACGAAGCGGTAGCAAGGCGGCCGAGGAGCGCCGACGGGAGCCGGCTGCAGGGGACGGACGAGGCCACGGTGGTGCAGTACGAACGCTGCGGCGCCTGGGTGGTCGGCGCGCGAGGCCCCTATGACATGTCTACGGTCACGCCGCTGGCGGACGCGCTGGACACCGCGGCCAAGGAACACCCGAAGGTGGTCCTGGACGCCTCCGGCATCACCTTCGCGGACTCCGCGCTGCTGAACCTGCTGATCCTCACCCACCAGGCAGCCGACTTCCGCGTGGCCGCCCCCGCGCAGCAACTGAAAAGGCTGCTGCAGCTCACCGCGGCCGACACCGTCCTGAAGATAAGGGAGACGGTGGACGAGGCAGCTGCCTGCTAG
- a CDS encoding DUF5133 domain-containing protein: MILPAEKELRAALARFAQTRIDHEVCPTGFTSRALEDATYTLCVMTGSRTAEQALLTADTLLEQYTHRTGDSREDEALAA, encoded by the coding sequence ATGATCCTTCCAGCGGAGAAGGAGCTGCGGGCCGCTCTGGCCCGGTTCGCCCAGACGCGCATCGACCACGAGGTGTGTCCCACCGGCTTCACCAGCAGGGCACTCGAAGACGCCACCTACACGCTGTGCGTGATGACCGGATCCCGCACCGCCGAACAGGCCCTGCTCACGGCGGACACCCTGCTGGAGCAGTACACCCACCGCACCGGCGACTCGCGTGAGGACGAAGCTCTCGCCGCCTGA
- a CDS encoding GAF and ANTAR domain-containing protein, with protein MQWQRFAEQMAVLARDLLEKKSVQETLDAISVAAVDLVEGCDAAGILAVRKGRAITLSSCGEMVEASDRIQGELGEGPCYDLARRESGERTYRITDMTQPQPGCPAYADAARELGIGSMTGILLYTDKEDFGALNLYARRPGTFTQDIETAGWMLASHAAVALASARTIDQLEHAMETRHAIGEAMGILMERHRMSEDDAFNVLRRLSQHHNIKLREVAHKLRSEHDRP; from the coding sequence ATGCAGTGGCAGAGGTTCGCTGAGCAGATGGCTGTCCTGGCGCGGGATCTGCTGGAGAAGAAGTCGGTCCAGGAGACGCTGGACGCGATCTCGGTGGCAGCGGTGGATCTGGTCGAGGGCTGCGACGCGGCCGGGATCCTGGCGGTGCGCAAGGGCAGGGCGATCACGCTGTCCTCGTGCGGAGAGATGGTCGAAGCCTCCGACCGTATCCAGGGCGAGCTCGGTGAAGGACCGTGCTACGACCTCGCCCGCCGCGAAAGCGGTGAGCGCACCTACCGCATCACCGACATGACCCAGCCCCAGCCTGGCTGCCCCGCCTACGCGGACGCGGCCCGCGAGCTCGGCATCGGCAGCATGACCGGCATCCTCCTCTACACCGACAAGGAAGACTTCGGCGCCCTCAACCTCTACGCCCGCCGTCCCGGCACCTTCACCCAAGACATCGAGACCGCCGGCTGGATGCTCGCCTCCCACGCCGCCGTCGCCCTGGCCAGCGCCCGCACCATCGACCAGCTCGAACACGCCATGGAAACCCGCCACGCCATCGGCGAAGCCATGGGCATCCTCATGGAACGCCACCGCATGAGCGAAGACGACGCCTTCAACGTGCTGCGCCGCCTCTCCCAGCACCACAACATCAAACTCCGCGAGGTGGCGCACAAGCTCCGCTCCGAGCACGACCGCCCCTGA
- a CDS encoding ATP-binding protein, which produces MSQPLMKQADGQGPDHTLRRHLAWSGPPPPAARARAEADALLSALHRTHRITVSSRAADDVRLVVSELIANAARHAPGPGRLEVQAAEDGRIVRISVSDASPAMPQPRPADPHRVGGHGLEIVTALSSRLIVEHAGEGKQITADVPLHQARSPDTPGQYYIHGAPDGTLG; this is translated from the coding sequence ATGTCTCAACCGCTTATGAAGCAGGCGGACGGGCAGGGACCGGACCACACTCTGCGTCGGCACCTGGCCTGGAGCGGTCCCCCGCCTCCGGCCGCCCGGGCACGGGCCGAAGCCGACGCACTGCTGTCCGCCCTGCACCGCACCCACCGGATCACCGTGTCCTCCCGCGCCGCCGACGACGTCCGCCTCGTGGTCAGCGAGCTGATCGCCAACGCCGCACGGCACGCGCCCGGCCCCGGCCGCCTGGAGGTCCAGGCGGCCGAAGACGGCCGGATCGTGAGGATCTCCGTGTCGGACGCCTCCCCCGCCATGCCCCAGCCCCGACCGGCCGACCCCCATCGCGTCGGCGGACACGGCCTGGAGATCGTCACAGCCCTCAGCAGCCGCTTGATCGTCGAGCACGCCGGTGAAGGAAAACAGATCACCGCCGACGTTCCCCTCCACCAGGCCCGTTCCCCCGACACTCCCGGTCAGTACTACATCCACGGAGCGCCCGACGGCACTCTGGGGTAG
- a CDS encoding urease accessory protein UreD, which yields MSHTTAQTPAVIPTPAGGTLKADSGPPGRRSAESAPVHPSGVVAAARIQATHNGRTTMVPLLHSDGPFHLRRLRARGEQARVCVLGAMSAPLGGDRLALDITAETGARLEVTSAAATIALRGPTTAPATYDVRVRVGDHATLHWLPEPLISTRGSTLHQTFTVDLAATAHLLMREEQLLGRSGEAPGHLTTRLTVRRGGRPLFDQYTAFGDPAPAWDGPAVLGPHRATGQLLLVDPTLRTPWEPHVIGNDPAEGHAVLTPLADPQALIATAVAPTPAQLRHLLDAALAYAYEPPRPESEGELSRVEPTSP from the coding sequence GTGAGCCACACCACCGCGCAGACGCCGGCCGTGATCCCGACGCCGGCCGGCGGAACTCTCAAAGCCGACAGCGGGCCACCCGGCCGGCGCTCTGCCGAATCCGCCCCGGTGCACCCGTCCGGCGTCGTCGCCGCCGCCCGGATCCAGGCCACCCACAACGGCCGCACCACCATGGTCCCGCTCCTGCACAGCGACGGCCCCTTTCACCTGCGCCGGCTACGGGCCCGTGGAGAACAGGCACGTGTCTGCGTGCTCGGTGCGATGAGCGCGCCGCTCGGCGGAGACCGGCTCGCCCTGGACATCACCGCCGAAACAGGCGCCCGGCTGGAGGTGACCAGCGCAGCTGCCACCATCGCCCTGCGCGGCCCCACCACCGCACCGGCCACCTACGACGTGCGGGTCAGGGTGGGCGACCACGCGACCCTGCACTGGCTCCCCGAGCCCTTGATCAGCACCCGGGGCAGCACCCTGCACCAGACGTTCACCGTCGACCTCGCTGCCACCGCCCACCTGCTCATGCGAGAAGAACAGCTCCTGGGCCGCTCCGGCGAGGCGCCGGGCCACCTCACCACCCGCCTGACCGTCCGCCGCGGGGGACGGCCACTTTTCGACCAGTACACCGCCTTCGGCGACCCGGCACCGGCATGGGACGGCCCCGCCGTCCTCGGACCCCACCGCGCCACCGGACAACTCCTCCTGGTCGACCCCACCCTGCGCACTCCCTGGGAACCACACGTCATCGGCAACGACCCAGCCGAGGGACACGCGGTACTGACTCCCCTGGCCGATCCCCAGGCCCTCATCGCCACCGCCGTCGCCCCGACCCCCGCCCAACTGCGCCATCTTCTGGACGCCGCCCTCGCCTACGCCTACGAGCCGCCAAGACCGGAATCCGAAGGCGAGCTGTCTCGGGTAGAGCCAACATCGCCATAA
- the ureG gene encoding urease accessory protein UreG, translated as MHLDHPVTMPHRHTHSAEPLLADGSRRALRIGLGGPVGSGKTATVAALCRALRDRLSIAVVTNDIYTQEDAAFLRREAVLPPERITAVETGACPHTAIRDDISANLEAVEHLEQTLHPLDLILIESGGDNLTATFSRGLVDTQVFVIDVASGDDIPRKGGPGITTADLLVVNKTDLAPYVGVDLDTMRADTRKQRKGLPYAFTSLTAPDGVQPVADWVTGCLTAWHANGSTR; from the coding sequence GTGCATCTCGACCACCCCGTGACCATGCCGCACCGTCACACCCACAGCGCCGAACCGCTGCTCGCCGACGGCAGCCGACGCGCGCTGCGCATCGGTCTTGGCGGTCCTGTCGGCTCGGGCAAGACCGCGACCGTGGCCGCCCTGTGCCGCGCCCTGCGCGACCGGCTCTCCATTGCCGTGGTCACCAACGACATCTACACCCAGGAAGACGCCGCGTTCTTGCGCCGCGAGGCCGTCCTGCCACCGGAGCGCATCACCGCCGTGGAGACCGGAGCCTGCCCGCACACCGCCATCCGCGACGACATCTCCGCCAACCTCGAAGCCGTCGAGCACCTCGAACAGACCCTGCACCCGCTCGACCTGATCCTCATCGAGTCCGGCGGGGACAACCTGACCGCGACTTTCTCCCGTGGACTGGTCGACACCCAGGTCTTCGTCATCGACGTGGCCAGCGGTGACGACATCCCCCGCAAGGGCGGCCCCGGCATCACCACCGCCGACCTCCTCGTCGTCAACAAGACCGACCTGGCCCCCTACGTCGGCGTCGACCTGGACACCATGAGGGCCGACACTCGCAAGCAACGCAAGGGCCTCCCCTACGCCTTCACCAGCCTCACCGCACCTGACGGCGTCCAGCCGGTCGCCGACTGGGTCACCGGCTGTCTCACCGCCTGGCACGCCAACGGATCCACCCGGTGA
- a CDS encoding urease accessory protein UreF, translated as MSRTALLVLADGRFPAGGHAHSGGMEAAVASGRVHDTASLESFCRGRLHTAGLVAAALAAAAADGYDALALDEAADIRTPVPALRRIARRLGRQLMRAARATWPSADLDHLARHRPQGAHQPVVLGVTARAAGLTPLDAAQAAVYESVGGPATAAVRLLSLDPFDATGVLARLAGELDTVADAAADAAVQAAAQGVAALPAASAPLLDITGEQHAAWTVRLFAS; from the coding sequence ATGAGCCGAACTGCTCTGCTCGTCCTGGCCGACGGCCGTTTTCCCGCCGGCGGGCACGCCCACTCCGGCGGGATGGAGGCCGCCGTCGCGTCCGGCCGGGTTCACGACACCGCGAGCCTGGAGTCGTTCTGCCGGGGGCGGCTGCACACCGCCGGACTGGTCGCGGCCGCTCTCGCCGCGGCCGCCGCCGACGGCTACGACGCCCTCGCCCTGGACGAAGCCGCCGACATCCGCACCCCCGTCCCGGCGCTGCGCCGTATCGCACGCCGTCTGGGCCGGCAGCTGATGCGCGCGGCCCGGGCCACCTGGCCCAGCGCCGACCTCGACCACCTCGCCCGACACCGGCCCCAGGGCGCCCACCAGCCGGTCGTGCTCGGCGTCACCGCCCGCGCCGCCGGTCTCACCCCGCTCGACGCCGCCCAGGCCGCCGTCTACGAAAGCGTCGGCGGTCCGGCGACCGCGGCCGTGCGGCTGCTGAGCCTGGACCCGTTCGACGCGACCGGCGTCCTGGCGCGGCTCGCCGGCGAACTCGACACCGTCGCCGACGCCGCGGCCGACGCGGCGGTGCAGGCTGCGGCGCAGGGGGTCGCCGCCCTGCCCGCCGCGTCAGCCCCCCTGCTGGACATCACCGGTGAGCAGCACGCCGCCTGGACCGTCCGGCTCTTCGCTTCCTGA